A region from the Rosa rugosa chromosome 6, drRosRugo1.1, whole genome shotgun sequence genome encodes:
- the LOC133718036 gene encoding lysine-specific demethylase JMJ29-like isoform X2, whose translation MKRDGVKQAYDDPEPTFPEKDEGFLENQSHMAEIVQKKRSTRKRATGKGLAAVNGPRDCEKGILSCAANWGRKRFRRVRPRNAAKWIEDCLECLHCQGNDEGRVGCCGSCKRKWYPQMLEDAIAEACPGCCGNCSCKACLCAASRNLKKQPELNISKEEKLEHSKYLLQALLPLLKRLNNEQVIEMEMEARRQGLSVSERKIQRSNCSYDERVNCNNCKASIVDLYRSCNLCSYDLCLTCCRESRDRHLDGGGKEVTMVCINQDLEHLHGGKGNIAELLFEPSPKCHVRLKSEWKSNEDGSILCPPEDRDGCGHGHLELRCMSFENKVGELVQKAEEMAEIYNLMHAAETSAQWCSCFNSLDVFDSISNTKKLRKGDSREDFDDNYLYCPRAGNIQHEDLKHFQWHWLRGEPVIVSNVTETTSGMWPACRQMQQTMHGKSLTIKAIDCLDWCKQDISIHEFFTGYAKGWFDWKMGPQRLKLRDCAPASLIEEHLPHHGAEFIYGLPFKEYTHPHSGFLNLAAKFPEECGKPAYGVGQELGHEDSVTKLHCNISDVVNVLTHTAEVTPNSQQLLTVERLKKVQIEQDRRENLGNCHSADGNVDGKMPSVGLCLKQFYIQGGNQNRDAAFQKLTLPTVQSDGDTGNSCLKGGNLSNYSGSENNVDGGALWDIFQRQDVPKLQEYLRKHFNEFRHTYCCPSQQIIHPIHDQNFYLTREHKRKLKEECGIEPWTCIQKLGDAIFVPAGCPYQVRNLKSCIKVAVQFVSPESVGDCLRLTEECRTLPKDHGAKEDKLEVKKMIVHAMREAVDILDQSVRVRQAKREEVGQRQQVQSREDGEVQADEEQPSMSSHPAQFPLDLVTAMQRLDDLVERFSDFEHLEERDRTMNPEYQFLCSEFMNLSSHLGYATQVKESAIPPSYQQH comes from the exons ATGAAGAGAGACGGCGTAAAGCAAGCTTATGATGACCCAGAACCTACATTTCCAGAGAAAGACGAGGGCTTTTTAGAAAACCAGAGTCACATGGCTGAGATTGTGCAGAAGAAGCGTAGTACCAGGAAGAGAGCTACAGGGAAGGGATTGGCAGCCGTGAATGGCCCAAGGGATTGTGAGAAAGGAATTCTATCATGTGCCGCCAACTGGGGTCGGAAGCGGTTTAGGCGCGTGAGACCACGCAACGCTGCAAAG TGGATTGAGGATTGTTTAGAGTGCCTTCACTGTCAGGGGAATGATGAGGGCAGAGTTGGTTGCTGTGGAAGTTGCAAAAGAAAATG GTATCCTCAGATGTTAGAGGATGCCATTGCTGAGGCTTGTCCTGGATGCTGTGGTAATTGCAGTTGCAAAGCATGTTTGTGTGCAGCTTCTAGA AATTTGAAGAAACAGCCGGAGTTGAATATTAGCAAAGAGGAAAAACTTGAGCACTCTAAGTATTTGCTTCAAGCATTGCTTCCACTATTAAAACGACTTAATAATGAGCAAGTGattgagatggagatggaggctAGGAGACAAG GGCTATCTGTTTCGGAGCGAAAGATCCAAAGGTCAAACTGCTCTTATGATGAACGTGTGAATTG TAACAACTGCAAAGCTTCAATTGTTGATTTGTATAGAAGCTGCAATTTATGCTCATATGATCTCTGCCTAACGTGTTGCCGGGAGAGTCGAGATCGACACCTGGACGGAGGTGGGAAGGAAGTGACTATGGTGTGTATCAATCAGGACCTAGAACATTTGCATGGTGGAAAGGGGAACATAGCGGAACTACTGTTTGAACCTAGCCCCAAGTGTCATGTAAGGTTAAAATCTGAATGGAAATCCAATGAAGATGGTAGCATCCTTTGCCCTCCAGAGGACAGGGATGGCTGTGGTCATGGTCATCTGGAATTGAGATGCATGTCTTTTGAGAATAAGGTCGGTGAGTTGGTACAGAAAGCAGAAGAGATGGCTGAAATTTACAACCTTATGCATGCGGCAGAAACTTCTGCACAGTGGTGTTCATGTTTCAATTCTTTGGATGTTTTTGATTCAATCAGCAACACCAAAAAGTTAAGGAAAGGAGATTCTCGAGAGGATTTTGATGACAACTATTTGTACTGCCCAAGAGCTGGAAATATCCAACATGAGGATCTTAAGCATTTCCAATGGCATTGGCTCAGGGGTGAGCCTGTGATTGTTAGCAATGTAACTGAAACTACATCAGGTATGTGGCCTGCTTGTCGTCAGATGCAACAGACTATGCACGGTAAATCTTTAACAATCAAGGCCATTGATTGCCTAGATTGGTGCAAG CAAGATATCAGTATCCATGAATTTTTTACTGGATATGCAAAGGGGTGGTTTGATTGGAAAATGGGGCCTCAAAGGCTAAAACTGAGAGATTGTGCTCCAGCTAGTTTGATTGAGGAGCACCTTCCTCATCATGGTGCTGAGTTTATCTATGGCTTGCCATTTAAGGAATATACTCATCCTCACAGTGGGTTTCTTAATCTTGCTGCTAAATTCCCTGAGGAGTGTGGGAAGCCTGCTTATGGCGTTGGGCAGGAGCTTGGACATGAAGATTCTGTGACTAAGCTTCATTGCAATATATCTGATGTG GTGAATGTTTTGACACATACTGCTGAAGTGACCCCTAATTCTCAACAACTTCTTACAGTAGAAAGGCTGAAAAAAGTGCAGATTGAGCAAGATAGAAGAGAAAATTTAGGAAACTGTCACTCTGCGGATGGCAATGTTGATGGTAAAATGCCTAGCGTTGGGTTGTGTCTTAAACAGTTTTATATTCAAGGTGGCAATCAAAACAGGGATGCTGCTTTCCAAAAACTAACACTACCAACTGTTCAATCTGACGGTGATACTGGTAATTCTTGTTTGAAAGGTGGAAATCTTTCAAACTATTCCGGATCTGAAAATAATGTAGACGGTGGTGCTTTATGGGACATTTTTCAGAGACAGGATGTTCCAAAACTACAGGAATATCTCAGGAAGCACTTCAACGAGTTCAGGCACACATACTGCTGTCCGTCCCAACAG ATTATTCATCCCATTCACGACCAGAACTTTTACCTGACTCGGGAGCACAAAAGGAAGCTGAAGGAGGAATGTG GAATCGAACCATGGACATGTATCCAGAAACTTGGGGATGCTATCTTTGTTCCTGCAGGCTGTCCATATCAAGTCAGAAACTTGAAG TCATGCATTAAAGTTGCAGTTCAATTTGTCTCACCTGAAAGTGTTGGCGACTGCCTTCGTTTGACTGAAGAATGCCGCACACTTCCAAAAGATCACGGGGCTAAAGAGGATAAATTGGAG GTGAAAAAAATGATTGTGCATGCTATGCGGGAAGCTGTGGATATTTTGGATCAGAGTGTGAG ggttAGACAAGCAAAGAGAGAGGAAGTTGGACAAAGACAGCAAGTACAGAGCAGGGAGGATGGGGAAGTTCAAGCTGATGAGGAGCAGCCATCAATGTCATCACATCCAGCACAGTTCCCTCTTGATCTTGTTACAGCAATGCAGCGGCTAGATGACCTCGTGGAGCGCTTTTCGGATTTTGAACACTtggaagagagagatagaacaATGAATCCGGAATACCAGTTCTTATGTTCAGAGTTCATGAATTTATCTTCACATCTTGGTTATGCAACTCAGGTGAAAGAGTCTGCCATTCCACCATCCTATCAGCAACACTAA
- the LOC133718036 gene encoding lysine-specific demethylase JMJ25-like isoform X5 produces the protein MLEDAIAEACPGCCGNCSCKACLCAASRNLKKQPELNISKEEKLEHSKYLLQALLPLLKRLNNEQVIEMEMEARRQGLSVSERKIQRSNCSYDERVNCNNCKASIVDLYRSCNLCSYDLCLTCCRESRDRHLDGGGKEVTMVCINQDLEHLHGGKGNIAELLFEPSPKCHVRLKSEWKSNEDGSILCPPEDRDGCGHGHLELRCMSFENKVGELVQKAEEMAEIYNLMHAAETSAQWCSCFNSLDVFDSISNTKKLRKGDSREDFDDNYLYCPRAGNIQHEDLKHFQWHWLRGEPVIVSNVTETTSGMWPACRQMQQTMHGKSLTIKAIDCLDWCKQDISIHEFFTGYAKGWFDWKMGPQRLKLRDCAPASLIEEHLPHHGAEFIYGLPFKEYTHPHSGFLNLAAKFPEECGKPAYGVGQELGHEDSVTKLHCNISDVVNVLTHTAEVTPNSQQLLTVERLKKVQIEQDRRENLGNCHSADGNVDGKMPSVGLCLKQFYIQGGNQNRDAAFQKLTLPTVQSDGDTGNSCLKGGNLSNYSGSENNVDGGALWDIFQRQDVPKLQEYLRKHFNEFRHTYCCPSQQIIHPIHDQNFYLTREHKRKLKEECGIEPWTCIQKLGDAIFVPAGCPYQVRNLKSCIKVAVQFVSPESVGDCLRLTEECRTLPKDHGAKEDKLEVKKMIVHAMREAVDILDQSVRVRQAKREEVGQRQQVQSREDGEVQADEEQPSMSSHPAQFPLDLVTAMQRLDDLVERFSDFEHLEERDRTMNPEYQFLCSEFMNLSSHLGYATQVKESAIPPSYQQH, from the exons ATGTTAGAGGATGCCATTGCTGAGGCTTGTCCTGGATGCTGTGGTAATTGCAGTTGCAAAGCATGTTTGTGTGCAGCTTCTAGA AATTTGAAGAAACAGCCGGAGTTGAATATTAGCAAAGAGGAAAAACTTGAGCACTCTAAGTATTTGCTTCAAGCATTGCTTCCACTATTAAAACGACTTAATAATGAGCAAGTGattgagatggagatggaggctAGGAGACAAG GGCTATCTGTTTCGGAGCGAAAGATCCAAAGGTCAAACTGCTCTTATGATGAACGTGTGAATTG TAACAACTGCAAAGCTTCAATTGTTGATTTGTATAGAAGCTGCAATTTATGCTCATATGATCTCTGCCTAACGTGTTGCCGGGAGAGTCGAGATCGACACCTGGACGGAGGTGGGAAGGAAGTGACTATGGTGTGTATCAATCAGGACCTAGAACATTTGCATGGTGGAAAGGGGAACATAGCGGAACTACTGTTTGAACCTAGCCCCAAGTGTCATGTAAGGTTAAAATCTGAATGGAAATCCAATGAAGATGGTAGCATCCTTTGCCCTCCAGAGGACAGGGATGGCTGTGGTCATGGTCATCTGGAATTGAGATGCATGTCTTTTGAGAATAAGGTCGGTGAGTTGGTACAGAAAGCAGAAGAGATGGCTGAAATTTACAACCTTATGCATGCGGCAGAAACTTCTGCACAGTGGTGTTCATGTTTCAATTCTTTGGATGTTTTTGATTCAATCAGCAACACCAAAAAGTTAAGGAAAGGAGATTCTCGAGAGGATTTTGATGACAACTATTTGTACTGCCCAAGAGCTGGAAATATCCAACATGAGGATCTTAAGCATTTCCAATGGCATTGGCTCAGGGGTGAGCCTGTGATTGTTAGCAATGTAACTGAAACTACATCAGGTATGTGGCCTGCTTGTCGTCAGATGCAACAGACTATGCACGGTAAATCTTTAACAATCAAGGCCATTGATTGCCTAGATTGGTGCAAG CAAGATATCAGTATCCATGAATTTTTTACTGGATATGCAAAGGGGTGGTTTGATTGGAAAATGGGGCCTCAAAGGCTAAAACTGAGAGATTGTGCTCCAGCTAGTTTGATTGAGGAGCACCTTCCTCATCATGGTGCTGAGTTTATCTATGGCTTGCCATTTAAGGAATATACTCATCCTCACAGTGGGTTTCTTAATCTTGCTGCTAAATTCCCTGAGGAGTGTGGGAAGCCTGCTTATGGCGTTGGGCAGGAGCTTGGACATGAAGATTCTGTGACTAAGCTTCATTGCAATATATCTGATGTG GTGAATGTTTTGACACATACTGCTGAAGTGACCCCTAATTCTCAACAACTTCTTACAGTAGAAAGGCTGAAAAAAGTGCAGATTGAGCAAGATAGAAGAGAAAATTTAGGAAACTGTCACTCTGCGGATGGCAATGTTGATGGTAAAATGCCTAGCGTTGGGTTGTGTCTTAAACAGTTTTATATTCAAGGTGGCAATCAAAACAGGGATGCTGCTTTCCAAAAACTAACACTACCAACTGTTCAATCTGACGGTGATACTGGTAATTCTTGTTTGAAAGGTGGAAATCTTTCAAACTATTCCGGATCTGAAAATAATGTAGACGGTGGTGCTTTATGGGACATTTTTCAGAGACAGGATGTTCCAAAACTACAGGAATATCTCAGGAAGCACTTCAACGAGTTCAGGCACACATACTGCTGTCCGTCCCAACAG ATTATTCATCCCATTCACGACCAGAACTTTTACCTGACTCGGGAGCACAAAAGGAAGCTGAAGGAGGAATGTG GAATCGAACCATGGACATGTATCCAGAAACTTGGGGATGCTATCTTTGTTCCTGCAGGCTGTCCATATCAAGTCAGAAACTTGAAG TCATGCATTAAAGTTGCAGTTCAATTTGTCTCACCTGAAAGTGTTGGCGACTGCCTTCGTTTGACTGAAGAATGCCGCACACTTCCAAAAGATCACGGGGCTAAAGAGGATAAATTGGAG GTGAAAAAAATGATTGTGCATGCTATGCGGGAAGCTGTGGATATTTTGGATCAGAGTGTGAG ggttAGACAAGCAAAGAGAGAGGAAGTTGGACAAAGACAGCAAGTACAGAGCAGGGAGGATGGGGAAGTTCAAGCTGATGAGGAGCAGCCATCAATGTCATCACATCCAGCACAGTTCCCTCTTGATCTTGTTACAGCAATGCAGCGGCTAGATGACCTCGTGGAGCGCTTTTCGGATTTTGAACACTtggaagagagagatagaacaATGAATCCGGAATACCAGTTCTTATGTTCAGAGTTCATGAATTTATCTTCACATCTTGGTTATGCAACTCAGGTGAAAGAGTCTGCCATTCCACCATCCTATCAGCAACACTAA
- the LOC133718036 gene encoding lysine-specific demethylase JMJ25-like isoform X3, protein MKRDGVKQAYDDPEPTFPEKDEGFLENQSHMAEIVQKKRSTRKRATGKGLAAVNGPRDCEKGILSCAANWGRKRFRRVRPRNAAKQWIEDCLECLHCQGNDEGRVGCCGSCKRKWYPQMLEDAIAEACPGCCGNCSCKACLCAASRNLKKQPELNISKEEKLEHSKYLLQALLPLLKRLNNEQVIEMEMEARRQGLSVSERKIQRSNCSYDERVNCNNCKASIVDLYRSCNLCSYDLCLTCCRESRDRHLDGGGKEVTMVCINQDLEHLHGGKGNIAELLFEPSPKCHVRLKSEWKSNEDGSILCPPEDRDGCGHGHLELRCMSFENKVGELVQKAEEMAEIYNLMHAAETSAQWCSCFNSLDVFDSISNTKKLRKGDSREDFDDNYLYCPRAGNIQHEDLKHFQWHWLRGEPVIVSNVTETTSGMWPACRQMQQTMHGKSLTIKAIDCLDWCKQDISIHEFFTGYAKGWFDWKMGPQRLKLRDCAPASLIEEHLPHHGAEFIYGLPFKEYTHPHSGFLNLAAKFPEECGKPAYGVGQELGHEDSVTKLHCNISDVVNVLTHTAEVTPNSQQLLTVERLKKVQIEQDRRENLGNCHSADGNVDGGNLSNYSGSENNVDGGALWDIFQRQDVPKLQEYLRKHFNEFRHTYCCPSQQIIHPIHDQNFYLTREHKRKLKEECGIEPWTCIQKLGDAIFVPAGCPYQVRNLKSCIKVAVQFVSPESVGDCLRLTEECRTLPKDHGAKEDKLEVKKMIVHAMREAVDILDQSVRVRQAKREEVGQRQQVQSREDGEVQADEEQPSMSSHPAQFPLDLVTAMQRLDDLVERFSDFEHLEERDRTMNPEYQFLCSEFMNLSSHLGYATQVKESAIPPSYQQH, encoded by the exons ATGAAGAGAGACGGCGTAAAGCAAGCTTATGATGACCCAGAACCTACATTTCCAGAGAAAGACGAGGGCTTTTTAGAAAACCAGAGTCACATGGCTGAGATTGTGCAGAAGAAGCGTAGTACCAGGAAGAGAGCTACAGGGAAGGGATTGGCAGCCGTGAATGGCCCAAGGGATTGTGAGAAAGGAATTCTATCATGTGCCGCCAACTGGGGTCGGAAGCGGTTTAGGCGCGTGAGACCACGCAACGCTGCAAAG CAGTGGATTGAGGATTGTTTAGAGTGCCTTCACTGTCAGGGGAATGATGAGGGCAGAGTTGGTTGCTGTGGAAGTTGCAAAAGAAAATG GTATCCTCAGATGTTAGAGGATGCCATTGCTGAGGCTTGTCCTGGATGCTGTGGTAATTGCAGTTGCAAAGCATGTTTGTGTGCAGCTTCTAGA AATTTGAAGAAACAGCCGGAGTTGAATATTAGCAAAGAGGAAAAACTTGAGCACTCTAAGTATTTGCTTCAAGCATTGCTTCCACTATTAAAACGACTTAATAATGAGCAAGTGattgagatggagatggaggctAGGAGACAAG GGCTATCTGTTTCGGAGCGAAAGATCCAAAGGTCAAACTGCTCTTATGATGAACGTGTGAATTG TAACAACTGCAAAGCTTCAATTGTTGATTTGTATAGAAGCTGCAATTTATGCTCATATGATCTCTGCCTAACGTGTTGCCGGGAGAGTCGAGATCGACACCTGGACGGAGGTGGGAAGGAAGTGACTATGGTGTGTATCAATCAGGACCTAGAACATTTGCATGGTGGAAAGGGGAACATAGCGGAACTACTGTTTGAACCTAGCCCCAAGTGTCATGTAAGGTTAAAATCTGAATGGAAATCCAATGAAGATGGTAGCATCCTTTGCCCTCCAGAGGACAGGGATGGCTGTGGTCATGGTCATCTGGAATTGAGATGCATGTCTTTTGAGAATAAGGTCGGTGAGTTGGTACAGAAAGCAGAAGAGATGGCTGAAATTTACAACCTTATGCATGCGGCAGAAACTTCTGCACAGTGGTGTTCATGTTTCAATTCTTTGGATGTTTTTGATTCAATCAGCAACACCAAAAAGTTAAGGAAAGGAGATTCTCGAGAGGATTTTGATGACAACTATTTGTACTGCCCAAGAGCTGGAAATATCCAACATGAGGATCTTAAGCATTTCCAATGGCATTGGCTCAGGGGTGAGCCTGTGATTGTTAGCAATGTAACTGAAACTACATCAGGTATGTGGCCTGCTTGTCGTCAGATGCAACAGACTATGCACGGTAAATCTTTAACAATCAAGGCCATTGATTGCCTAGATTGGTGCAAG CAAGATATCAGTATCCATGAATTTTTTACTGGATATGCAAAGGGGTGGTTTGATTGGAAAATGGGGCCTCAAAGGCTAAAACTGAGAGATTGTGCTCCAGCTAGTTTGATTGAGGAGCACCTTCCTCATCATGGTGCTGAGTTTATCTATGGCTTGCCATTTAAGGAATATACTCATCCTCACAGTGGGTTTCTTAATCTTGCTGCTAAATTCCCTGAGGAGTGTGGGAAGCCTGCTTATGGCGTTGGGCAGGAGCTTGGACATGAAGATTCTGTGACTAAGCTTCATTGCAATATATCTGATGTG GTGAATGTTTTGACACATACTGCTGAAGTGACCCCTAATTCTCAACAACTTCTTACAGTAGAAAGGCTGAAAAAAGTGCAGATTGAGCAAGATAGAAGAGAAAATTTAGGAAACTGTCACTCTGCGGATGGCAATGTTGATG GTGGAAATCTTTCAAACTATTCCGGATCTGAAAATAATGTAGACGGTGGTGCTTTATGGGACATTTTTCAGAGACAGGATGTTCCAAAACTACAGGAATATCTCAGGAAGCACTTCAACGAGTTCAGGCACACATACTGCTGTCCGTCCCAACAG ATTATTCATCCCATTCACGACCAGAACTTTTACCTGACTCGGGAGCACAAAAGGAAGCTGAAGGAGGAATGTG GAATCGAACCATGGACATGTATCCAGAAACTTGGGGATGCTATCTTTGTTCCTGCAGGCTGTCCATATCAAGTCAGAAACTTGAAG TCATGCATTAAAGTTGCAGTTCAATTTGTCTCACCTGAAAGTGTTGGCGACTGCCTTCGTTTGACTGAAGAATGCCGCACACTTCCAAAAGATCACGGGGCTAAAGAGGATAAATTGGAG GTGAAAAAAATGATTGTGCATGCTATGCGGGAAGCTGTGGATATTTTGGATCAGAGTGTGAG ggttAGACAAGCAAAGAGAGAGGAAGTTGGACAAAGACAGCAAGTACAGAGCAGGGAGGATGGGGAAGTTCAAGCTGATGAGGAGCAGCCATCAATGTCATCACATCCAGCACAGTTCCCTCTTGATCTTGTTACAGCAATGCAGCGGCTAGATGACCTCGTGGAGCGCTTTTCGGATTTTGAACACTtggaagagagagatagaacaATGAATCCGGAATACCAGTTCTTATGTTCAGAGTTCATGAATTTATCTTCACATCTTGGTTATGCAACTCAGGTGAAAGAGTCTGCCATTCCACCATCCTATCAGCAACACTAA
- the LOC133718036 gene encoding lysine-specific demethylase JMJ29-like isoform X1 — MKRDGVKQAYDDPEPTFPEKDEGFLENQSHMAEIVQKKRSTRKRATGKGLAAVNGPRDCEKGILSCAANWGRKRFRRVRPRNAAKQWIEDCLECLHCQGNDEGRVGCCGSCKRKWYPQMLEDAIAEACPGCCGNCSCKACLCAASRNLKKQPELNISKEEKLEHSKYLLQALLPLLKRLNNEQVIEMEMEARRQGLSVSERKIQRSNCSYDERVNCNNCKASIVDLYRSCNLCSYDLCLTCCRESRDRHLDGGGKEVTMVCINQDLEHLHGGKGNIAELLFEPSPKCHVRLKSEWKSNEDGSILCPPEDRDGCGHGHLELRCMSFENKVGELVQKAEEMAEIYNLMHAAETSAQWCSCFNSLDVFDSISNTKKLRKGDSREDFDDNYLYCPRAGNIQHEDLKHFQWHWLRGEPVIVSNVTETTSGMWPACRQMQQTMHGKSLTIKAIDCLDWCKQDISIHEFFTGYAKGWFDWKMGPQRLKLRDCAPASLIEEHLPHHGAEFIYGLPFKEYTHPHSGFLNLAAKFPEECGKPAYGVGQELGHEDSVTKLHCNISDVVNVLTHTAEVTPNSQQLLTVERLKKVQIEQDRRENLGNCHSADGNVDGKMPSVGLCLKQFYIQGGNQNRDAAFQKLTLPTVQSDGDTGNSCLKGGNLSNYSGSENNVDGGALWDIFQRQDVPKLQEYLRKHFNEFRHTYCCPSQQIIHPIHDQNFYLTREHKRKLKEECGIEPWTCIQKLGDAIFVPAGCPYQVRNLKSCIKVAVQFVSPESVGDCLRLTEECRTLPKDHGAKEDKLEVKKMIVHAMREAVDILDQSVRVRQAKREEVGQRQQVQSREDGEVQADEEQPSMSSHPAQFPLDLVTAMQRLDDLVERFSDFEHLEERDRTMNPEYQFLCSEFMNLSSHLGYATQVKESAIPPSYQQH, encoded by the exons ATGAAGAGAGACGGCGTAAAGCAAGCTTATGATGACCCAGAACCTACATTTCCAGAGAAAGACGAGGGCTTTTTAGAAAACCAGAGTCACATGGCTGAGATTGTGCAGAAGAAGCGTAGTACCAGGAAGAGAGCTACAGGGAAGGGATTGGCAGCCGTGAATGGCCCAAGGGATTGTGAGAAAGGAATTCTATCATGTGCCGCCAACTGGGGTCGGAAGCGGTTTAGGCGCGTGAGACCACGCAACGCTGCAAAG CAGTGGATTGAGGATTGTTTAGAGTGCCTTCACTGTCAGGGGAATGATGAGGGCAGAGTTGGTTGCTGTGGAAGTTGCAAAAGAAAATG GTATCCTCAGATGTTAGAGGATGCCATTGCTGAGGCTTGTCCTGGATGCTGTGGTAATTGCAGTTGCAAAGCATGTTTGTGTGCAGCTTCTAGA AATTTGAAGAAACAGCCGGAGTTGAATATTAGCAAAGAGGAAAAACTTGAGCACTCTAAGTATTTGCTTCAAGCATTGCTTCCACTATTAAAACGACTTAATAATGAGCAAGTGattgagatggagatggaggctAGGAGACAAG GGCTATCTGTTTCGGAGCGAAAGATCCAAAGGTCAAACTGCTCTTATGATGAACGTGTGAATTG TAACAACTGCAAAGCTTCAATTGTTGATTTGTATAGAAGCTGCAATTTATGCTCATATGATCTCTGCCTAACGTGTTGCCGGGAGAGTCGAGATCGACACCTGGACGGAGGTGGGAAGGAAGTGACTATGGTGTGTATCAATCAGGACCTAGAACATTTGCATGGTGGAAAGGGGAACATAGCGGAACTACTGTTTGAACCTAGCCCCAAGTGTCATGTAAGGTTAAAATCTGAATGGAAATCCAATGAAGATGGTAGCATCCTTTGCCCTCCAGAGGACAGGGATGGCTGTGGTCATGGTCATCTGGAATTGAGATGCATGTCTTTTGAGAATAAGGTCGGTGAGTTGGTACAGAAAGCAGAAGAGATGGCTGAAATTTACAACCTTATGCATGCGGCAGAAACTTCTGCACAGTGGTGTTCATGTTTCAATTCTTTGGATGTTTTTGATTCAATCAGCAACACCAAAAAGTTAAGGAAAGGAGATTCTCGAGAGGATTTTGATGACAACTATTTGTACTGCCCAAGAGCTGGAAATATCCAACATGAGGATCTTAAGCATTTCCAATGGCATTGGCTCAGGGGTGAGCCTGTGATTGTTAGCAATGTAACTGAAACTACATCAGGTATGTGGCCTGCTTGTCGTCAGATGCAACAGACTATGCACGGTAAATCTTTAACAATCAAGGCCATTGATTGCCTAGATTGGTGCAAG CAAGATATCAGTATCCATGAATTTTTTACTGGATATGCAAAGGGGTGGTTTGATTGGAAAATGGGGCCTCAAAGGCTAAAACTGAGAGATTGTGCTCCAGCTAGTTTGATTGAGGAGCACCTTCCTCATCATGGTGCTGAGTTTATCTATGGCTTGCCATTTAAGGAATATACTCATCCTCACAGTGGGTTTCTTAATCTTGCTGCTAAATTCCCTGAGGAGTGTGGGAAGCCTGCTTATGGCGTTGGGCAGGAGCTTGGACATGAAGATTCTGTGACTAAGCTTCATTGCAATATATCTGATGTG GTGAATGTTTTGACACATACTGCTGAAGTGACCCCTAATTCTCAACAACTTCTTACAGTAGAAAGGCTGAAAAAAGTGCAGATTGAGCAAGATAGAAGAGAAAATTTAGGAAACTGTCACTCTGCGGATGGCAATGTTGATGGTAAAATGCCTAGCGTTGGGTTGTGTCTTAAACAGTTTTATATTCAAGGTGGCAATCAAAACAGGGATGCTGCTTTCCAAAAACTAACACTACCAACTGTTCAATCTGACGGTGATACTGGTAATTCTTGTTTGAAAGGTGGAAATCTTTCAAACTATTCCGGATCTGAAAATAATGTAGACGGTGGTGCTTTATGGGACATTTTTCAGAGACAGGATGTTCCAAAACTACAGGAATATCTCAGGAAGCACTTCAACGAGTTCAGGCACACATACTGCTGTCCGTCCCAACAG ATTATTCATCCCATTCACGACCAGAACTTTTACCTGACTCGGGAGCACAAAAGGAAGCTGAAGGAGGAATGTG GAATCGAACCATGGACATGTATCCAGAAACTTGGGGATGCTATCTTTGTTCCTGCAGGCTGTCCATATCAAGTCAGAAACTTGAAG TCATGCATTAAAGTTGCAGTTCAATTTGTCTCACCTGAAAGTGTTGGCGACTGCCTTCGTTTGACTGAAGAATGCCGCACACTTCCAAAAGATCACGGGGCTAAAGAGGATAAATTGGAG GTGAAAAAAATGATTGTGCATGCTATGCGGGAAGCTGTGGATATTTTGGATCAGAGTGTGAG ggttAGACAAGCAAAGAGAGAGGAAGTTGGACAAAGACAGCAAGTACAGAGCAGGGAGGATGGGGAAGTTCAAGCTGATGAGGAGCAGCCATCAATGTCATCACATCCAGCACAGTTCCCTCTTGATCTTGTTACAGCAATGCAGCGGCTAGATGACCTCGTGGAGCGCTTTTCGGATTTTGAACACTtggaagagagagatagaacaATGAATCCGGAATACCAGTTCTTATGTTCAGAGTTCATGAATTTATCTTCACATCTTGGTTATGCAACTCAGGTGAAAGAGTCTGCCATTCCACCATCCTATCAGCAACACTAA